The sequence below is a genomic window from bacterium.
GCGGCCATCGCCGTGAGCGTGTTCAGCGCCGCGTTGTACTGGCGGCGACGCCGGCAACGCGCCCCGCGCCGTGCCACGCTCACCCCGTTGCAGGAGGCGCTGGCGATGATGCAGGAGGTCCACGCCAACTGCCGCGAGGACCGCGCCGCGCGTTTCTTTGCCGATGTCGAGCGGGTTCTGACGGGCTATCTTAGCCGCCGCTTGGCGCGTTCCCTGAACGCCGCCACCGCCACCGAGATCGCCGCCCGGACACGGCCGCACGTGAGCGACGGCACCGCGGTCGACCTCCTGCAGGTGGTCCTGTTGCGCTGTTCGGTGGCCCGCTTCTCCGGCGCGCCGGTCGAGCATGCCATCCTCGCGCGCACCGAGGAGGAGGCGTTGGCGGTGTTGGAACGCCTCGACGCCGGCTGGGTATCAATGGACTCATCCGGCGCAACTTCGCCGAGCGGCAAACGTAGCTGAGACTTCAACTTTCTGGAGGGATTAGGCAGCCATGCATCCGGACATTGAGCAGATCCAACGCAACGTCGAATCATCCAGCGCCTTCTGCCGCCGCCTGAAGGACTCGATCGGGCAGGTGGTCGTTGGTCAGCACCATCTGGTCGAACGACTCCTGATCGGTCTTTTGGCCGATGGCCACATCTTGCTGGAGGGCGTGCCCGGGCTGGCCAAGACCCTGTCGGTGAAGACCCTCTCACGCGCCATCCGCGCCAGGTTCGCGCGTTTGCAGTTCACCCCCGACCTTCTGCCCGCCGACTTGATCGGCACCATGGTCTACAACCCGACCAACGGCCAGTTCACCACCCGCAAGGGGCCGATCTTCGCCAACATTGTGTTGGCCGACGAGATCAACCGCGCTCCCGCCAAGGTGCAAAGCGCCCTGCTGGAGGCGATGCAGGAACGCCAGGTCACCATCTCCGACTCCACCCATCCGTTGCCCGCGCCCTTTCTGGTGCTGGCGACGCAGAATCCCATTGAGCAGGAGGGGACATACCCGCTGCCCGAAGCCCAGGTCGACCGCTTCATGCTCAAGGTGATCGTCGGCTATCCCGACAAGGCCGAGGAACGAATCATCATGGAGCGCATGACCGCCGAGCAGGAAGTCGGCATCGAGCCGGTGATCGACCCGGAAGAGATTCTCAAGGCGCGCGCCGTTGTGCGATCGATCTATATCGATGACAAAGTGAAAGATTACATCGTCGACATCGTCCATGCGTCGCGTCGTCCCGACGCCTATGGCCTCGATCTGGGCGGCCTGATCGCCTATGGCGCCTCGCCGCGCGCCTCGATCTATCTCAATCTGGCCGCCCGCGCCCACGCCTTCATTCAGGGACGCGGCTTTGTCACACCCGAAGACATCAAGAGCGTGGGGCCCGACATCCTGCGCCACCGCATCATCGTCACCTACGAGGCCGAAGCGGAGAACATCACCTCGGCCACCATCGTCCAGAAGATCTTCGACCACGTCGAGGTGCCGTAGCAAAGGAGGCTGCCATGTATCCGAATCCGAACCTGCGGGTGCGGTTCGTCGTTCTGCTGGCCGCCGTCATCGGCGGCGGGATTGCCACCCTGTCGTGGGCGTATCCGCCCGCGGTCGGCATCACCTCCAGGAGCCGCAACTGTGGCGCCTGCCATCAGGACACCGGCCCGTGGCGCGATGATGCCGCGCTGATCGTCGACATTCTGGACGCCCAGACCCGGGTGTCCACACGCCGTCCCGACGGCGCCTTCCTGCTGTCCGTGCCCCGCGGGGAGACACGCCGCTACCTGACCGTCATCGGACGCGCCGCCGCCGACACCGTTGCTCCCCCCGAGCGCAATGGATGGGCGTATGTCGATCCGACGCAGATCGGGACCGCGTCATTGTCGAAGTTCGCGCCCAATTGGGAAATCGATCTTCCCATGTCCTGCCGGATGGTGGGCGATACCCTGTCCGCATTTCCGAATGACCACGTTACGGTCGTGCCGATGAACGTCCGCCCGCTGGCGGGCGCCAGTGCGGCCGACGTTGAACTGCAATTGATGCTGACCTCGGGACAATCCGTGAAGAACCGTCCCAACGATGGCTTGACGGCCAACTACTTCATGAGGCGCGTGCGTCTCGAAGTCACCGACCCGGATGTGAAATGATACGCCCAGTGCGACATCTCACTCCAAGAGGGGAGGGCGAGGCTTCCGCCGAGCCTGCTCTTTCGCGCCTCGAATCCACAACCGGTTCCAAACCGCACGTGGAGGGCGATCCGCCGCGGCGGACTGCCGAGCCTGCTTTACACTAAACCGGACGACCGACGACCATGCTCCCGAAAGAACTCATCGCCCAGATCCGCAAAATCGAGATCCACACCAATCGTTTGGTGAACGATCTCTTCGGCGGCGAATACCATTCGGTCTTCAAGGGGCAGGGGATGGAATTCGAGGAGGTGCGCGAATACCTCCCCGGCGATGATATCCGCTTGATCGACTGGAACGTCACCGCCCGCGCCGGCGCCCCCTTCGTCAAGAAATTCCGCGAGGAACGTGAACTCTTGGTGATGCTCCTGGTCGACCTGTCGGCCTCCGGACATTTCGGCACCGTGGCCCGCGCCAAAAATCAGGTCGCCGCCGAGACCGCCGCCGTGCTCGCCTTTTCGGCGATCAAGAACAACGACAAGGTCGGCATGATCGTCTTCACCGACGAGGTCGAGCTGTTCATCCCGCCGAAGAAGGGCCGCTCGCATGTGCTGCGCATTATCCGCGAGATCCTCTATTTCGAGCCCAGGGGACGGGGCACCAACATTTGCGCCGCGCTCGACTTTTTCGCCCGCGTCACCCGGCGCAAGTCGGTGGCCTTCCTGATCTCCGATTTCTTCGATAAAGGGTACGAACATCAACTGGCGGTGGCGCACCGCCGTCACGATCTTATCGCCGTGCAGGTCGAGGACCCGCGCGAACGCGAGTGGGTCGATGTGGGCCTGATTGAACTGGAGGACTTCGAAACCGGCGAGCGCAAGGTCGTCGACACCTCCGACCCCGCCGCCAAACGCGCCTTCGAACGGTCGGTGATCCTGACCGAACAACGGCGCAAGCGCTTTTTCGACTCGATCAGTCTCGACACGGTCACGCTGTCCACCGGACGGCCGGTGGCCGACGGGCTGATCCGGTTTTTCCGCCAGCGGGAACGCCGCCGGCGCTGAGGCGGGCACGGCCCGCCGCATGACCCGCAGGGCGGGCTCTGCCCGCCAAGGAAGGGATGACCCTATGTTCGGCATCGGCGCAACCGAGTGGTTACTCATTATCCTGGTGCTCATTCTCCTCTTCGGCGCCAAGAAGATTCCCGAGATCGCCCGCGGACTCGGCAGGAGCGTCAACGAGTTCAAAAAGGGGATGAGCGAAACCGACGAGCAGAAACCCGACGACGCCCCCAAGGCGTAAAAGGGACATCGGCAGCGACCGTATCCCGGCTATGACAACACACCGCCGTCTGATCGTCTCATTCTGTCTGGCCAGCGTACTCTCGATCTGCTCGGGATGGTTCGCGCAGGCCGCGACGCCGCCGCGCGTGGTCGTTTCCGCCGACCACCAGACGGCCACCGTCGGCGACCCGATCAAACTCTCCATCACCGTCGACC
It includes:
- a CDS encoding MoxR family ATPase gives rise to the protein MHPDIEQIQRNVESSSAFCRRLKDSIGQVVVGQHHLVERLLIGLLADGHILLEGVPGLAKTLSVKTLSRAIRARFARLQFTPDLLPADLIGTMVYNPTNGQFTTRKGPIFANIVLADEINRAPAKVQSALLEAMQERQVTISDSTHPLPAPFLVLATQNPIEQEGTYPLPEAQVDRFMLKVIVGYPDKAEERIIMERMTAEQEVGIEPVIDPEEILKARAVVRSIYIDDKVKDYIVDIVHASRRPDAYGLDLGGLIAYGASPRASIYLNLAARAHAFIQGRGFVTPEDIKSVGPDILRHRIIVTYEAEAENITSATIVQKIFDHVEVP
- a CDS encoding DUF58 domain-containing protein, whose product is MLPKELIAQIRKIEIHTNRLVNDLFGGEYHSVFKGQGMEFEEVREYLPGDDIRLIDWNVTARAGAPFVKKFREERELLVMLLVDLSASGHFGTVARAKNQVAAETAAVLAFSAIKNNDKVGMIVFTDEVELFIPPKKGRSHVLRIIREILYFEPRGRGTNICAALDFFARVTRRKSVAFLISDFFDKGYEHQLAVAHRRHDLIAVQVEDPREREWVDVGLIELEDFETGERKVVDTSDPAAKRAFERSVILTEQRRKRFFDSISLDTVTLSTGRPVADGLIRFFRQRERRRR
- a CDS encoding twin-arginine translocase TatA/TatE family subunit yields the protein MFGIGATEWLLIILVLILLFGAKKIPEIARGLGRSVNEFKKGMSETDEQKPDDAPKA